A genomic stretch from Dissulfurispira thermophila includes:
- a CDS encoding sigma-54-dependent transcriptional regulator: MAERILIVEDEETLCASLKRVFLRDGYEVETADNAELALEILDKDIYDIVITDIILPGINGIELLKRIKEKFPEHVVIIITAYASLETAVEALRAGAYDYVVKPIIHEEIKQIVKNALRQKSLHVENILLKKQIKRHYDFSKIIGESNIMQQIINEVKKISDARSNVLLLGETGTGKELIARAIHFNSNRADKPFLPINCSAIPENLLESELFGHVKGAFTGAITSKKGLFEEANGGTIFLDEIGDLSPSLQSKLLRAIEDHEIRPVGGTQGIKVNIRFISATNKNIEDAVKYGSFREDLFYRINVITIKLPPLRERREDIDLLAKYFLQKYSSELGKPINSIDKEALEMLKTYHWPGNIRELQNIIERAILIAENGIIKAEHLPDGIKAKDPFTLSAINDKLSIEDYTKKFIQRYQNEFNEQQLADMLGITRKSLWEKRKKWGITRE; encoded by the coding sequence ATGGCTGAAAGAATACTAATAGTTGAAGACGAAGAGACCTTATGTGCCTCTTTAAAGAGGGTATTTCTAAGAGATGGTTATGAAGTTGAAACAGCAGATAATGCAGAGTTAGCATTAGAAATCCTCGATAAAGATATATATGATATAGTAATCACAGACATCATTCTGCCGGGAATCAATGGCATCGAACTCCTCAAAAGAATAAAAGAAAAATTCCCTGAGCATGTTGTAATAATAATCACAGCCTATGCCTCCTTAGAAACTGCTGTTGAAGCCCTCAGAGCAGGTGCTTACGATTATGTGGTAAAACCAATCATACATGAAGAGATAAAACAGATTGTAAAAAATGCACTTAGGCAAAAGTCTCTTCATGTAGAAAACATCTTGCTAAAGAAACAAATAAAAAGACATTATGACTTCAGTAAAATAATAGGTGAAAGCAATATAATGCAGCAAATAATCAATGAGGTTAAAAAAATTTCAGATGCGAGAAGCAATGTGCTTTTACTTGGAGAGACAGGCACAGGAAAAGAACTCATTGCAAGGGCAATACACTTTAACAGCAATAGGGCAGATAAACCCTTTCTCCCAATAAATTGTAGTGCCATTCCTGAAAATCTTCTTGAATCAGAGCTCTTTGGTCATGTAAAGGGTGCCTTTACAGGTGCGATAACATCTAAAAAAGGGCTTTTCGAGGAGGCAAATGGAGGCACTATATTTCTTGACGAGATAGGAGATCTAAGCCCAAGTCTTCAATCAAAACTCCTAAGAGCGATTGAGGACCACGAGATAAGGCCAGTAGGCGGAACACAGGGTATTAAGGTCAATATAAGATTTATATCTGCTACAAATAAAAATATAGAAGATGCTGTGAAATACGGTAGTTTCAGAGAAGACCTCTTTTATCGGATAAATGTAATTACGATAAAACTTCCTCCTTTGAGAGAAAGGAGGGAAGACATAGATCTACTGGCAAAATATTTTTTGCAGAAATATTCCAGTGAACTCGGCAAGCCCATTAATAGTATAGATAAAGAAGCACTGGAAATGCTCAAGACATATCACTGGCCCGGCAATATCAGAGAACTGCAAAACATAATAGAAAGGGCTATTCTTATAGCAGAAAATGGAATTATAAAGGCAGAGCATTTACCCGATGGCATAAAAGCAAAGGACCCATTCACACTTTCAGCTATTAATGATAAACTCTCTATAGAAGACTACACAAAGAAATTTATACAGAGATACCAAAATGAATTTAATGAGCAGCAACTTGCAGATATGCTCGGGATCACGAGAAAGTCACTCTGGGAAAAGAGGAAGAAATGGGGAATAACGAGGGAATAA